One Bacillota bacterium genomic window carries:
- a CDS encoding amino acid permease, whose protein sequence is MKRVETVEFTQKEEKQGLRRAIGTWGSFTWGYADVGADVYVALGLVMGAAHGGTPAAFAMTGLIYVFIGLAYTELAATYPVAGGGHYYTLRGLGDFLGFTSGWALLLDFTIDVSLFALSAAGYVNFFFPALQKQPWLAIEAVLGIGFLIFLNLRGIRESSRMNEIFCAADMVNESVIILFGFLFAFNPDFFTYQFVNQFPSRHDFLYGASIAIISFVGLESISQAAEETLRPATIVPRTSLALIFTVLIYALSFSILSLGILPWQVIAANQGDPVAVLAKHIPIIGFIAGPFTAILAATLVFASANTGVMGYSRITWSMSNFRLLPKWFSAVHPVHQTPYRTILVFSMIAIAEVILASLSANAYDTLGNMYAFGAVTGYILVLISLIRLRFADPFSPRPYKVPINFKTKFRGHVVDVPIMGFLGLAGSIFIWALVVATHAIGRIAGPAWILLGYVAYFVFRRREGLPAFGNVKRDWEGEQIRVLTDAGEQTILDQYKAALERRDRLLAEETEATKEKR, encoded by the coding sequence ATGAAACGGGTAGAGACGGTCGAGTTCACTCAGAAGGAAGAGAAACAGGGTCTGCGCCGGGCCATCGGCACCTGGGGCTCGTTCACCTGGGGCTACGCCGATGTCGGGGCCGACGTCTACGTGGCCCTCGGTCTGGTCATGGGGGCGGCCCACGGCGGCACGCCGGCGGCCTTCGCCATGACCGGCCTGATCTATGTGTTCATCGGGTTGGCCTACACGGAACTGGCGGCGACCTACCCGGTGGCCGGCGGCGGCCACTATTACACCTTACGGGGGCTGGGCGACTTTCTTGGGTTTACCTCGGGCTGGGCGCTCCTCCTCGACTTCACCATTGACGTCTCGCTCTTTGCCCTGTCGGCGGCCGGCTACGTCAACTTCTTCTTCCCGGCTCTTCAGAAGCAGCCGTGGCTGGCCATCGAGGCCGTCCTGGGGATCGGCTTCCTGATCTTCCTGAACCTTCGGGGAATCCGCGAGTCCTCGAGGATGAACGAGATCTTCTGCGCCGCCGATATGGTCAACGAATCGGTCATCATCCTCTTCGGCTTCCTCTTTGCCTTCAACCCCGACTTCTTCACCTATCAGTTCGTCAACCAGTTTCCGTCCCGTCATGACTTCCTCTACGGGGCTTCCATCGCCATCATCTCCTTCGTCGGCTTGGAGTCCATCTCCCAAGCCGCCGAGGAGACCCTCCGGCCGGCGACCATCGTTCCCCGGACCTCCCTGGCCCTGATCTTCACCGTCCTCATCTACGCCCTCAGCTTCTCCATCCTCAGCCTGGGCATCTTGCCCTGGCAGGTGATCGCCGCCAATCAGGGCGATCCGGTGGCGGTCTTGGCCAAGCATATTCCGATCATCGGCTTCATCGCCGGGCCATTCACCGCCATCTTGGCGGCGACCCTCGTCTTCGCCTCGGCCAACACCGGGGTCATGGGCTACTCCCGGATCACTTGGTCGATGAGCAACTTTCGCCTGCTCCCAAAGTGGTTCTCGGCCGTCCACCCGGTCCACCAGACGCCGTACCGGACGATCCTGGTCTTCTCAATGATCGCCATCGCCGAGGTCATCCTGGCCTCGCTGTCGGCCAACGCCTATGACACCCTCGGCAACATGTACGCCTTCGGCGCCGTGACCGGCTATATCTTGGTCCTCATCTCCCTAATCCGGCTGCGCTTCGCCGACCCCTTCTCGCCCCGGCCGTACAAGGTGCCGATCAACTTCAAGACCAAGTTCCGAGGGCATGTCGTCGACGTGCCGATCATGGGCTTCCTGGGCTTGGCCGGGAGCATCTTCATCTGGGCCCTGGTGGTGGCGACCCACGCCATCGGGCGGATCGCCGGGCCGGCCTGGATCCTTTTGGGCTATGTGGCGTACTTTGTTTTTCGACGCCGCGAAGGGCTGCCGGCTTTCGGCAATGTCAAGAGAGACTGGGAAGGCGAGCAGATCCGGGTTCTCACCGACGCCGGCGAACAGACCATTCTCGATCAGTACAAGGCGGCCCTCGAGCGGAGAGACCGCCTTCTGGCAGAAGAAACGGAAGCCACAAAGGAAAAACGGTGA